The following are encoded together in the Phaseolus vulgaris cultivar G19833 chromosome 9, P. vulgaris v2.0, whole genome shotgun sequence genome:
- the LOC137820451 gene encoding rac-like GTP-binding protein RAC1: protein MSASRFIKCVTVGDGAVGKTCLLISYTSNTFPTDYVPTVFDNFSANVVVDGSTVNLGLWDTAGQEDYNRLRPLSYRGADVFILAFSLISKASYENIAKKWIPELRHYAPGVPIILVGTKLDLRDDKHFLVDHPGAVPISTAQGEELRKLIGAPAYIECSSKTQQNVKAVFDAAIKVVLQPPKQKKKKRKAQKACSIL from the exons ATGAGTGCGTCGAGGTTTATAAAGTGCGTCACCGTTGGTGACGGTGCTGTCGGAAAAACCTGCTTGTTGATTTCCTACACCAGCAACACTTTCCCCACg GACTACGTGCCCACCGTTTTTGATAATTTCAGTGCTAATGTTGTGGTGGATGGAAGCACCGTAAACCTGGGTTTGTGGGATACTGCTG GTCAGGAGGATTATAATAGACTAAGACCCTTGAGCTATCGAGGAGCTGATGTTTTTATTCTTGCCTTTTCTCTCATAAGCAAGGCTAGCTATGAAAATATTGCTAAGAAG TGGATCCCTGAACTAAGGCATTACGCGCCTGGTGTTCCAATAATTCTCGTCGGAACCAAGTTAG ATCTTCGGGATGATAAGCATTTTTTAGTGGACCACCCTGGTGCTGTTCCAATTAGTACAGCACAG GGAGAAGAATTGAGAAAGCTGATTGGTGCTCCGGCCTACATTGAGTGTAGTTCAAAAACACAACAG AATGTGAAAGCTGTCTTTGACGCTGCCATCAAAGTGGTTCTCCAACCaccaaagcaaaagaaaaagaaaaggaaggcACAGAAAGCTTGCTCCATATTATGA
- the LOC137820450 gene encoding uncharacterized protein yields the protein MRGLNRGILLSRALRSNFTAVSGATATLHPVAPHGTTTLRSSNSSVTGFRYVSFSASASATCLAQEAQIKAFEPKELLLFQYQACPFCNKVAAFLDYYNIPFKVVEVNPINKKEIKWSDYKKVPILSVDGEQMVDSSDIIDKLIKRIHPDYDLNAEEEKKWREWVDNHLVHVLSPNIYRNVPEALESFDYITTQGNFSFSERLVAKYGGAAAMYFVSKKLKKKHNITDERAALYGAAEQWVDALNGRKFLGGLDPNLADLAVFGVLRPIRDLKSGRDMVEHTRIGKWFSEMDRAVGQSSRVWERS from the exons ATGAGAGGGCTGAACAGAGGAATACTTCTAAGCAGAGCCCTAAGGAGCAATTTCACCGCCGTATCAGGTGCTACTGCCACCCTTCACCCAGTGGCTCCCCATGGCACGACCACCCTGAGAAGCAGCAATTCTTCTGTTACTGGGTTTAGATACGTTTCTTTTTCTGCATCTGCCTCTGCCACCTGTCTGGCCCAAGAAGCCCAGATCAAGGCCTTCGAACCCAAAGAACTTCTCCTCTTTCAGTACCAGGCCTGTCCATTCTGCAATAAGGTAGCAG CGTTTTTGGACTATTACAACATTCCGTTCAAAGTGGTCGAGGTGAATCCCATCAACAAGAAGGAGATCAAATGGTCCGACTACAAGAAAGTACCTATCCTCTCTGTTGACGGTGAACAGATGGTTGATTCTTCAG ACATAATTGATAAGTTGATCAAAAGGATACATCCAGACTATGATCTAAAtgcagaagaagagaagaagtgGCGAGA GTGGGTGGATAATCACTTGGTGCATGTCTTGTCGCCGAATATATATCGAAATGTTCCTGAAGCTCTTGAATCATTTGATTATATCACTACCCAAG GAAATTTCAGTTTCTCTGAGAGGTTAGTGGCAAAGTACGGTGGGGCTGCAGCTATGTATTTTGTGTCAaagaaattgaagaagaaacacAACATCACTGATGAGCGAGCAGCACTGTATGGAGCTGCTGAACAATGGGTTGATGCTTTGAACGGCCGTAAATTTCTTG GCGGGTTAGATCCTAATTTAGCAGATCTTGCTGTATTTGGTGTTCTTAGACCCATCCGCGATCTCAAGTCAGGTAGAGATATGGTAGAGCACACCAGGATTGGGAAATGGTTTTCCGAAATGGATCGTGCAGTAGGACAGTCTTCTAGGGTGTGGGAGCGTAGCTAG